ATGTGAAGGACCACTCCATCGCTGAGGATATTACCCAAGAGGTCTTTATAAAAGCATATCAAAAATATTCCTCCTTTAACCAAAACTCCAGCGTTAAAACCTGGCTTTTTAAAATCACCATTAACTTATGTAAAGATCATTTAAAGAGCTCATACTTTCGGAGAGTGGTGAAAAAAGGGGCTGATTTGTTCAGGAGTCTTCCCGCGAGCGACGAATCGCCTGAACAATACGTAATAGGCAGAAGCGATGATGAAGAACTTCTAAACCACGTCCTCCAATTAGAAAACAAGTATCGTGAAATTATTGTATTGTATTATTTTGAGGAATTCCAAATAAAAGAATTGGCACAGGTGCTTAATTTAAGTCAAAACACGGTAAAAACCCGTTTGAGGCGAGCCCGCCAGCTGCTGCAGGAACAATTGACTTCAGAAGGGAGTTCCATACATGAATGATTTGCTGGATCGCAGATTAAAAAAGATGAATCATGATGTTAAATACAATAAAGTAGCTTTTGAAGAGAAGGATATTCAAAAAATTGTCCAAAAAGCAAAACAAAGGCCGCATAGATTCAGGAAATCATGGATGGTTCGAACTCTTCCAATTCCAGCGGCAGCCGTCCTATTGTTTCTTTGTTTTCAGGTGATGCAGTCT
This Halobacillus salinarum DNA region includes the following protein-coding sequences:
- a CDS encoding sigma-70 family RNA polymerase sigma factor, with product MIHKQRLQSYPKNKETHLDMDVLIEQWVRDYGHDLKWLAYSYVKDHSIAEDITQEVFIKAYQKYSSFNQNSSVKTWLFKITINLCKDHLKSSYFRRVVKKGADLFRSLPASDESPEQYVIGRSDDEELLNHVLQLENKYREIIVLYYFEEFQIKELAQVLNLSQNTVKTRLRRARQLLQEQLTSEGSSIHE